In the Brassica napus cultivar Da-Ae chromosome A7, Da-Ae, whole genome shotgun sequence genome, one interval contains:
- the LOC106354651 gene encoding uncharacterized protein LOC106354651 isoform X2: MDFHGMNRKNLQILCKKHGIPANLKNIEMANRLASLIFQKEEEEEEVVASRKAKKVRFSPETDNQVFEFTRSVKKSVRTRKAPQLGGGIELRRSKRSVSKGIGDDGDDVSNSISSVGSVQDDSLLPGDGDIQDERRSTRLAARIEKACVEGGTSKAVALLPAAKRSKRSGSGGSSTQEEGEDNDLNAPERVEDRDVQGGRRSRRLAAKTEKSSEEGGMSKSVTLLPAAKRSKGLVDVANKEEERETGEQHRKGGDSKVEMVRRRSMRFVNEQTSGQDQRRSVRLQASVEKTLVGQAKNDSVKASRVVKGNLVDKKTDENLVKSKRVTRNMKRGRSGEPEVDSGAASNQSNLTPKKTLNEFAHFEQEEACGADVKAGGSSKNQKCIEDKPQGIIIIEDSPSSSKTKAAESVEKVLDPTLDKSVDSSQRSNNREINCESVEGECEEKLERETVSMPVMEEDKEEVSPRSLSSPKDKLHVPTGHIIVQDIASTVIAEDSTKTKDKTLIYSPESELKENSCIAKLANVEESLENSTERWKEIHSGKDDEKGSLENDVQAENLHGNVSECNTESSSAEEEMEISKIGGLSVAHCVNLIPEKLLGEYSQLEPEEAERPNVEARSSSQKVKKIVIQEFVKDKPQEMAEDSASTSETKATEPAVISENVLDSTRTVSGETSAVRNSHELNSEVLEEGRGEKHEQAMTKKDKGETSSLSEFLTERSEVKTCLDNRISSCSLSVEATLSPASVQLAMSNPEADLGVPTGNEEETLILTPTSELKEGNAVAKISKVEAILGNSAEGCKEEEKGFLEKDVQAENLHVNFSECNTEKSSSEEVEISKDGCKSANLTPEKLLDTYTQLVPEEAGGPNVEIRSSSKKMKIVSSECLRENPQGMAEESPSTFVTKTAETLMMSENFSVDISPVGNTQELNHELRDEEREEKRELDIVLVAETEKEKKKASSPSELFVETTPPPRSLVQIAVSNPESELSVPTGHILGKDIVSAVIAEEAIKTEEVSKSVQSFVAKFAETDVLENSAECSSKSLSSKDDGRGSLEKEKQSAKLYGNFSEYNSENINAEEQADICKVGRISPGHCVHRETLDEDESLMKSVQTISSARGCKPNALELSGSFSTDFASLSHKEENVSECLEEEEMKALSQPIPIQKAASNVLERSSLFTTPERNLMLMEQHSESGKICEADIVTQHNDEAVESHAVVFTTPEKLLLLGDSWLDDVGKEGEHTARDFPDESDVLNTSANEAFNEGERIVVELHDESNITASPLRHSRVGDFKEERTERNEEKRTVELHFESGTCAGPDKHDGAENSEGNITMELYEESVDFTGLEERHELFGDSGKDKAREDELQMDAQFYEEAGLSTEMHKDLPLADPELGEAGWLGINNDDKSGSLEGQLLYGDSEQKKAEKAPAEFRDESAVPSIPERHPFPEESELEEAAKSEENNALESQADCDNFTAAIVNAKSHDMSDVLTAPESHSIMGAFEPDGEENKDVELLGESNISTNEESGQDGKIKHNTAATCEESSFFISPERRHHLGNTGPHTAGKQERKEVEFKDESAFFTRLETRLLLGESTQDRLDNGKSGSAKYQSHHASSPKVILKDDSVVRECQVAAPDFRENTIVVSSGSIASKVSYSHEFSAGKVSAGAEFMPKASQAENVAGLDAIQGSSKQSRGNSPHVDACHTMGADTIIDAERNVSFSSYVLSLPAEGNSETIGEISNHIEVAGTCSLVSEESGPSTDIQNQIHDAVEELAVTDAKLTKNTQSDSETIGEISSQPEVTGTCSMVSEKSTPFMDIQNHINDALEEELAVTDNSKADDLIEAKVTRNMKNMDSSGGSDVSGKTCVLAVTEDEYLCYNSEVADPVDTAFEKDIFLAPDESTLQKNKNQEEISADDEMLKREDTPETFNESSENIGESSEKQVRREQVLIYRTQAKPKRHDMKENAPNSKIVDNLNVTAPRTSKRQPLQDLSKN, encoded by the exons ATGGATTTTCACGGAATGAATCGGAAAAATCTACAAATCCTATGTAAAAAGCATGGGATCCCTGCGAATCTCAAGAACATCGAGATGGCTAATCGACTCGCTTCTCTTATTTTCCAG aaggaggaggaggaggaggaggtagTCGCTAGTAGAAAAGCTAAGAAAGTAAGATTCAGTCCCGAGACTGATAATCAAGTTTTCGAATTCACTCGTTCTGTGAAGAAGAGTGTTAGAACGCGTAAAGCTCCTCAGCTTGGTGGAGGTATAGAGCTAAGGCGGTCGAAGCGAAGTGTGTCTAAGGGGATAggtgatgatggagatgatgtgTCAAACTCGATAAGTTCTGTTGGTAGTGTTCAAGATGATAGTTTATTACCTGGAGATGGAGATATTCAGGATGAGAGACGGTCCACGAGACTGGCGGCTAGAATTGAGAAAGCATGCGTGGAAGGTGGGACATCTAAGGCGGTAGCTTTATTACCTGCTGCTAAGCGGTCAAAGCGAAGTGGCTCTGGTGGTAGTAGTACTCAAGAAGAGGGTGAAGATAATGATTTGAATGCTCCAGAACGGGTTGAAGATAGAGATGTCCAGGGTGGGAGACGGTCCAGGCGACTGGCTGCTAAAACTGAGAAATCATCTGAGGAAGGTGGGATGTCAAAGTCGGTGACTTTATTACCTGCGGCTAAGCGGTCAAAAGGGCTTGTAGACGTGGctaacaaagaagaagaaagggaaaCGGGAGAACAACATAGGAAGGGTGGTGATTCTAAAGTTGAAATGGTGCGTAGGCGGTCTATGCGGTTTGTGAATGAGCAGACCAGTGGTCAGGATCAGAGAAGGTCAGTGAGACTTCAAGCTAGTGTGGAGAAGACATTAGTAGGTCAAGCAAAGAATGATTCAGTTAAGGCTTCAAGAGTAGTTAAAGGGAATCTAGTTGATAAGAAGACGGATGAGAATCTTGTCAAATCGAAAAGAGTTACTAGAAATATGAAACGGGGCAGATCAGGAGAGCCAGAGGTGGACAGTGGAGCTGCATCAAACCAAAGCAATCTAACGCCTAAGAAGACTTTGAATGAGTTCGCTCACTTTGAGCAAGAAGAAGCTTGTGGAGCTGATGTTAAAGCTGGAGGCTCTTCCAAGAATCAAAAATGCATCGAGGATAAGCCTCAaggaataataataattgagGACTCTCCTTCTTCCTCCAAAACCAAAGCTGCAGAATCTGTTGAGAAGGTTCTCGATCCTACACTGGATAAATCAGTTGATAGTTCTCAAAGGTCAAACAATCGAGAGATAAATTGTGAATCTGTGGAAGGAGAATGTGAAGAGAAACTTGAGCGAGAGACAGTTTCTATGCCCGTGATGGAGGAGGACAAAGAGGAAGTATCACCACGCTCTCTAAGCAGCCCAAAAGATAAGCTACACGTCCCTACTGGCCATATCATTGTCCAGGATATTGCTTCAACAGTTATAGCAGAGGATAGTACCAAAACAAAGGACAAAACCCTTATTTACTCTCCTGAATCTGAGCTTAAGGAGAATAGCTGTATAGCTAAGTTAGCAAACGTTGAAG aaagtCTGGAAAACTCAACTGAACGTTGGAAAGAGATTCACTCAGGCAAAGATGATGAGAAAGGTTCCTTGGAGAATGATGTACAAGCAGAAAATTTGCATGGGAACGTTTCTGAATGCAATACTGAGAGTAGCAGTGCAGAAGAAGAAATGGAGATTAGTAAGATCGGTGGTCTGAGTGTTGCTCACTGTGTAAATCTAATACCAGAAAAACTTTTGGGTGAGTACTCTCAGTTAGAGCCAGAAGAAGCAGAGCGGCCTAATGTGGAAGCTAGAAGCTCTTCCCAGAAAGTGAAGAAGATAGTGATTCAAGAATTCGTAAAAGATAAGCCACAAGAAATGGCTGAGGACTCAGCTTCTACATCTGAAACCAAAGCTACAGAACCTGCTGTGATTTCTGAGAATGTTTTGGATTCTACACGGACAGTTTCAGGTGAGACGTCAGCGGTGAGAAACAGTCACGAGTTGAATTCTGAAGTTTTGGAAGAAGGACGTGGAGAGAAACATGAGCAAGCAATGACTAAGAAAGACAAAGGGGAAACATCATCACTCTCTGAATTTCTTACTGAGCGCTCAGAAGTGAAAACCTGCCTAGATAACCGCATCAGTAGCTGTTCTCTATCTGTGGAAGCTACTTTGTCTCCTGCTTCAGTACAATTAGCAATGAGCAACCCGGAAGCCGATCTAGGCGTGCCTACTGGCAATGAGGAGGAAACCCTTATTTTAACCCCTACATCTGAGCTTAAGGAGGGCAACGCTGTTGCTAAGATATCAAAAGTAGAAG CAATCCTGGGAAACTCAGCTGAAGGTTGCAAAGAGGAAGAGAAAGGTTTCTTGGAGAAGGATGTCCAAGCAGAAAATTTGCATGTAAACTTTTCTGAATGCAACACTGAGAAGAGCAGCTCAGAAGAAGTGGAGATTAGTAAGGACGGTTGTAAGAGTGCAAATCTGACGCCAGAGAAACTTTTGGATACGTACACTCAATTGGTGCCAGAAGAAGCAGGGGGACCTAATGTGGAAATTAGAAGCTCTTCCAAGAAAATGAAGATAGTGAGTTCAGAATGCCTAAGAGAGAATCCACAAGGAATGGCTGAGGAGTCGCCTTCTACATTCGTGACCAAAACTGCAGAAACTCTCATGATGTCTGAGAATTTTTCAGTTGATATTTCACCAGTGGGAAACACTCAAGAGTTGAATCATGAACTTAGGGATGAAGAACGTGAAGAGAAACGAGAGCTAGACATAGTTCTGGTGGCTGAGACagagaaggagaaaaagaaAGCATCATCACCATCTGAGCTATTTGTGGAAACCACTCCACCTCCTCGTTCTTTAGTACAGATAGCAGTGAGCAACCCTGAATCCGAGCTAAGTGTGCCTACTGGACATATCCTTGGTAAGGATATTGTTTCAGCAGTTATTGCTGAGGAAGCTATTAAAACCGAGGAGGTTTCTAAATCTGTGCAGAGCTTTGTAGCTAAATTTGCAGAAACAGATG TCCTGGAAAATTCAGCTGAATGTTCGAGCAAGAGTCTTTCAAGCAAAGATGATGGTAGAGGTTCCTTGGAGAAGGAAAAACAATCAGCAAAGCTATATGGAAACTTCTCTGAATACAACTCTGAGAATATCAATGCAGAAGAACAAGCAGACATCTGTAAGGTTGGTCGTATTAGCCCTGGTCATTGTGTGCACCGGGAGACACTCGACGAGGATGAGAGTCTAATGAAATCTGTGCAAACAATTTCTAGTGCGAGAGGTTGTAAACCAAATGCGTTGGAGCTAAGTGGATCGTTTTCAACTGACTTTGCTTCCCTTTCACATAAGGAAGAGAACGTTTCAGAGTGTTTGGAGGAAGAGGAAATGAAAGCTTTATCCCAACCTATACCAATACAAAAGGCTGCTAGCAACGTACTTGAGAGGTCGTCTCTATTCACTACTCCCGAGAGGAACTTGATGTTAATGGAGCAACACAGCGAAAGTGGAAAGATCTGTGAAGCTGATATAGTGACCCAGCACAATGATGAAGCAGTAGAGTCTCATGCTGTTGTTTTCACAACTCCTGAAAAACTTTTACTGCTGGGTGATTCTTGGCTAGATGATGTGGGAAAGGAAGGGGAACATACAGCCAGAGACTTTCCGGATGAATCTGATGTTCTCAATACCAGCGCAAATGAAGCTTTTAATGAAGGAGAAAGAATAGTAGTTGAGCTTCATGACGAGTCTAACATTACCGCAAGCCCACTGAGACATTCCAGGGTAGGAGACTTCAAAGAAGAAAGAACCGAAAGGAATGAAGAAAAAAGGACGGTTGAGCTCCATTTTGAATCCGGCACTTGCGCTGGACCGGATAAACATGATGGAGCAGAGAATAGTGAAGGAAACATAACTATGGAGTTATATGAAGAATCAGTTGATTTCACTGGTCTGGAGGAGAGACATGAGCTTTTTGGGGATTCTGGAAAAGATAAAGCTAGAGAAGATGAACTCCAGATGGATGCACAGTTCTATGAGGAAGCTGGATTATCCACTGAGATGCACAAAGATCTACCTTTAGCAGACCCTGAACTAGGCGAAGCAGGATGGCTAGGAATTAATAATGATGACAAGTCAGGTAGCCTGGAGGGACAACTGTTATATGGAGACTCTGAACAAAAGAAAGCAGAAAAGGCGCCTGCAGAGTTTCGTGATGAGTCTGCTGTTCCCAGTATCCCAGAAAGACATCCATTCCCGGAAGAGTCTGAACTGGAAGAAGCTGCAAAAAGTGAAGAAAACAATGCTTTGGAATCGCAAGCTGACTGTGACAACTTCACTGCCGCCATCGTAAATGCTAAGTCTCATGATATGTCCGATGTTCTTACTGCTCCTGAAAGCCACTCTATTATGGGAGCCTTTGAGCCAGATGGAGAAGAAAACAAGGATGTGGAATTGTTGGGTGAATCTAACATTTCCACAAACGAAGAGTCTGGACAAGATGGAAAGATAAAACATAATACAGCAGCCACTTGCGAAGAGTCTTCTTTTTTCATTTCTCCAGAGAGGCGACACCATCTAGGAAACACTGGACCACACACTGCTGGAAAGCAAGAACGAAAGGAAGTGGAGTTCAAGGACGAGTCTGCCTTCTTCACTAGGCTCGAGACTCGTTTACTTTTGGGAGAGTCTACTCAGGACCGTCTTGATAATGGCAAGTCTGGCTCAGCCAAGTATCAAAGCCATCATGCTTCTTCTCCCAAAGTTATTTTGAAGGACGACAGTGTGGTTCGGGAATGTCAAGTTGCAGCTCCAGATTTCAGAGAAAACACTATTGTTGTTTCAAGTGGTAGTATCGCATCCAAAGTTTCTTATAGCCATGAGTTCAGTGCCGGGAAAGTATCTGCAGGTGCAGAGTTTATGCCAAAAGCTTCTCAGGCAGAAAATGTTGCAGGTCTAGATGCCATACAAGGGTCATCAAAGCAAAGCAGAGGGAATTCTCCACATGTCGACGCATGCCATACTATGGGGGCTGACACTATCATAGATGCAGAAAGAAATGTTTCCTTCAGCTCCTACGTTCTTTCCTTACCAGCTGAAGGTAATTCCGAGACAATTGGTGAAATTTCCAACCACATAGAAGTTGCTGGAACCTGTTCGTTGGTGTCTG AAGAATCTGGCCCTTCCACAGACATTCAGAATCAGATACATGATGCAGTGGAGGAACTGGCAGTAACAG ATGCAAAGTTAACTAAGAACACTCAAAGTGATTCCGAGACAATTGGTGAAATTTCCAGCCAACCTGAAGTTACTGGAACCTGCTCCATGGTGTCAG AAAAATCTACCCCTTTCATGGATATTCAGAACCATATAAATGACGCACTGGAGGAGGAACTAGCAGTAACAG ACAACAGCAAAGCAGACGACCTCATAGAAGCAAAAGTAACAAGGAACATGAAGAACATGGACTCTTCAGGTGGGTCTGATGTCTCTGGAAAGACATGCGTCTTAGCTGTAACAGAGGATGAGTACTTATGTTACAATTCTGAAGTAGCTGATCCTGTTGATACTGCATTTG AGAAAGACATCTTTCTGGCTCCTGATGAATCCACTCTTCAGAAAAACAAGAACCAAGAAG